Proteins co-encoded in one Bacilli bacterium PM5-9 genomic window:
- a CDS encoding transposase (product_source=KO:K07485; cath_funfam=2.20.20.30; cog=COG3464; ko=KO:K07485; pfam=PF01610,PF14690; smart=SM00440; superfamily=52540,57802): MNNNNKNNQLNKALKETLNIEDNNITITDLKTERIKGINCKVYQGILTLDKEYCPKCGTYHNRFYIHNYKYSLIKIPNVSEFTTYLRLKKTRYKCLECGKTFVPETKLVNKGCFISNYTKNAITYKLCDTVTMKYIARQLNVSSHSVMRILDAIENAHRKSTYKSYLPEVLHFDEFKATKDAKGNMAFIMMDGIKKEIIDVVENRQTCHLENYFSYYTKEVKDNVKYIVIDMYTPYIELIKKTFSNVTIVFDRFHIVQNLTRAFNKVRIQVMKNDPKNYKKFKNHWKLFLKLLNDVSTKRRKNRHFKNQWISNKEIIEYLCENNSEFKINYEYYQEIIFALKYKNKERLAELIHNIDHQVSPYLQTCISTYIKHQEYVENGLEHSYNNGIIEGTISKIKKLKTIACGYRKFERFKARIFITENLIKAYKKTRQIRYDFIILFVL; encoded by the coding sequence ATGAATAATAATAACAAAAATAATCAATTAAATAAAGCACTAAAAGAAACTTTAAATATAGAAGACAATAATATTACAATTACAGATCTTAAAACAGAAAGAATCAAAGGTATAAACTGCAAAGTTTATCAAGGCATTTTAACCCTAGATAAAGAGTATTGTCCTAAATGTGGTACTTATCATAATCGTTTTTATATCCATAATTATAAATATTCCCTTATCAAAATACCTAATGTATCTGAGTTTACTACTTATTTAAGATTAAAGAAAACAAGATACAAGTGTCTTGAATGTGGTAAAACTTTTGTGCCTGAAACTAAACTTGTTAATAAAGGTTGTTTTATCTCTAATTATACTAAAAATGCCATAACATATAAACTTTGTGACACTGTTACTATGAAATATATAGCTAGACAACTTAATGTATCTTCTCATTCTGTTATGAGAATTTTAGATGCAATTGAAAATGCTCATAGAAAATCAACTTATAAATCATACTTACCAGAAGTACTACATTTTGATGAATTTAAAGCAACTAAAGATGCTAAAGGAAATATGGCCTTTATTATGATGGATGGTATTAAAAAAGAAATTATTGATGTTGTTGAAAATAGACAGACTTGCCATTTAGAAAACTACTTTTCTTACTATACTAAAGAGGTCAAAGACAATGTTAAATACATTGTTATTGATATGTATACTCCTTATATAGAGCTTATTAAAAAGACGTTCTCTAATGTCACAATTGTCTTTGATAGATTCCATATCGTTCAAAATTTAACTAGAGCTTTTAATAAAGTTAGAATCCAGGTAATGAAAAATGATCCTAAAAATTATAAAAAATTTAAGAATCATTGGAAGTTATTTTTAAAACTATTAAATGATGTTTCTACGAAAAGAAGAAAGAATAGACATTTTAAAAATCAATGGATTTCTAATAAAGAAATCATTGAGTATTTATGTGAAAACAATAGTGAATTTAAGATTAACTATGAATATTATCAAGAAATAATCTTTGCATTAAAATATAAAAACAAAGAAAGATTAGCAGAATTAATTCATAATATTGATCATCAAGTTTCACCTTATTTACAAACATGTATTTCTACTTACATTAAGCACCAGGAATATGTAGAAAACGGACTAGAACATTCATATAACAATGGAATAATTGAAGGAACAATATCAAAGATTAAAAAGTTAAAAACAATCGCATGTGGATATCGAAAATTTGAAAGATTCAAAGCAAGAATATTTATAACAGAAAACTTAATAAAAGCATATAAAAAAACACGACAAATAAGGTATGATTTTATAATACTTTTTGTATTATAA
- a CDS encoding hypothetical protein (product_source=Hypo-rule applied; pfam=PF07508,PF13408), with amino-acid sequence MIDPEGAEIVKRIYREYLEGASLLQIARGLEADGILTAAGKAKWRPETLKKILQNEKYIGDALLQKTYTVDFLSKKRVKNNGIVPQYYVENSHEPIIPRDLFMQVQEEMVRRANIRSGKSSKKRVYSSKYALSSTVYCGQCGDIYRRVHWNNRGYKSIVWRCVSRLEEKESDCTSPTVNEETLQTAVVKAINELLANKEPFPQVLLKT; translated from the coding sequence GTGATTGACCCAGAGGGCGCAGAAATTGTGAAAAGAATTTACAGAGAATACCTTGAGGGGGCGAGCCTTTTGCAAATAGCAAGAGGATTAGAGGCAGATGGCATTCTTACAGCGGCAGGCAAAGCAAAATGGAGACCAGAAACACTAAAGAAGATATTACAGAATGAAAAGTACATCGGAGATGCCCTCTTGCAAAAGACCTATACGGTAGATTTCCTTTCAAAAAAGCGAGTCAAGAATAACGGCATTGTTCCCCAGTATTATGTGGAGAACAGCCATGAGCCCATCATACCACGTGACCTTTTTATGCAGGTTCAGGAAGAGATGGTGAGAAGGGCGAACATCCGAAGCGGCAAGAGCAGTAAAAAGAGAGTATATAGCAGCAAGTATGCTTTGTCGAGCACAGTTTACTGCGGACAATGCGGCGATATTTACCGCCGGGTACACTGGAATAACCGAGGTTACAAGTCTATTGTTTGGAGATGCGTCAGCCGCTTGGAGGAAAAGGAGTCTGACTGTACATCCCCAACCGTAAATGAGGAAACATTGCAGACAGCGGTTGTAAAAGCTATCAATGAGCTATTAGCCAACAAAGAACCATTCCCCCAGGTACTGCTGAAAACATAG
- a CDS encoding hypothetical protein (product_source=Hypo-rule applied; cath_funfam=1.10.520.20; superfamily=90257) has translation MEELQKELLKQAKSKNDYDDVADEIYRLRELKKNALIENAEREGKRQRITEMADFLNAQSYELEEYDEQLVRRLIEKVTVFDDKLTIEFKSGVEIDIEI, from the coding sequence TTGGAAGAATTGCAGAAGGAGCTTCTTAAACAAGCAAAGTCAAAGAATGATTATGATGATGTGGCTGATGAGATATACCGTCTTCGGGAGCTGAAGAAAAATGCACTTATAGAGAATGCGGAGCGTGAAGGAAAAAGACAGCGAATCACCGAGATGGCAGATTTTTTGAATGCGCAGTCCTACGAGCTGGAAGAATACGATGAACAGCTTGTTAGGCGTCTTATTGAAAAGGTTACGGTATTTGATGATAAACTCACCATTGAATTCAAATCAGGTGTTGAAATTGATATAGAGATATAA